The proteins below come from a single Gimesia alba genomic window:
- a CDS encoding transposase, whose translation MIFVDRHGTPVAIDTESARRSEVKLIEPLLEKITLQNRQPERLVYDKAADSDSLRKRLMEKNIDLICPHRKSRVKPPTQDGRKLPRFKRRWIVERSIAWLHNYRRIVTRWEYHDYLYESFVILGCLFTLLKRF comes from the coding sequence ATGATTTTTGTCGATCGTCACGGGACACCTGTGGCGATCGACACAGAATCGGCCCGTCGTAGCGAAGTCAAGCTGATCGAACCGCTGCTTGAAAAAATCACATTGCAAAATCGACAACCCGAGCGACTTGTTTATGACAAAGCCGCCGATTCGGACTCGTTGCGCAAACGGCTGATGGAAAAGAATATCGATCTGATCTGCCCGCATCGAAAATCGAGAGTCAAACCGCCGACGCAAGATGGTCGAAAGCTTCCACGCTTCAAACGACGTTGGATTGTGGAACGCAGTATTGCCTGGCTCCACAACTATCGTCGCATTGTCACGCGCTGGGAATATCACGATTACCTCTACGAAAGCTTTGTAATTCTTGGGTGTTTATTTACACTATTAAAAAGGTTTTGA
- a CDS encoding transposase, translated as MYMTLVWWPKRKRVSTKTASRTERPVVLTDKQWSLVAKLFPWTPPSKKGGRPKAHPRDCLEGILWILVTGARWKDLPREYPSKATCHRRFQQWTIEGRLLSAWQIILERMDDAGQIDFSETFADGTFASAKKGVEELARLVVAKAQRS; from the coding sequence ATGTATATGACGCTGGTCTGGTGGCCCAAACGAAAACGGGTTTCCACAAAAACAGCGTCCAGGACGGAACGCCCGGTCGTTTTGACCGATAAACAATGGTCTTTAGTCGCAAAACTGTTTCCCTGGACTCCCCCTTCCAAAAAGGGAGGACGTCCAAAAGCCCATCCACGAGATTGCCTGGAAGGCATTCTCTGGATTTTGGTGACAGGAGCACGATGGAAAGATTTACCAAGAGAGTATCCCTCAAAAGCGACGTGCCATCGACGTTTCCAGCAATGGACGATCGAAGGGCGGCTCTTATCTGCCTGGCAAATCATCTTGGAACGAATGGATGATGCTGGCCAGATTGATTTCTCGGAAACCTTTGCTGATGGCACTTTTGCCTCGGCAAAAAAAGGGGTAGAAGAGTTGGCCCGACTCGTCGTGGCAAAGGCACAAAGGTCATGA
- a CDS encoding phosphorylase family protein → MLKVIIVEDDNVKATQVADVCKETVDVDLTIVETVYDAGQKLKSNQYDLMVLDVKLPMRPGDSVREDAGIKLLQHLKTRKEFKIPFHVIGLTAHEEKLNEYKKQFEDFTWILMYYDTSSDLWVKQLTNGLIHVANVNNIEKQKDYHTDLAIVTALQSPELDQVLMLEGNWQQTSISGDDTLYYRGEFKSCGKTISVIAASAIQAGMTATTGLAMKICQHFKPKYIAMTGIAAGVRGNFGDILIADQSWDYGSGKIKLGIDNSKNESSIFEPAPTAIRLSPKILEEMQAFLTNDHILKQIELDWDGVRAATPLSALIGPIASGAAVIENRNIIDAIKAHDRKLVGVEMEIYGLFLASLICPGPRPTAMAFKSICDFGDSEKSDDYQNYAAYTSSKFLYYFALSVLAK, encoded by the coding sequence TTGTTAAAAGTAATCATAGTAGAAGACGATAACGTAAAAGCAACGCAAGTAGCGGATGTGTGTAAAGAAACTGTTGATGTTGATTTAACGATTGTTGAAACAGTTTATGATGCAGGGCAAAAGTTAAAATCAAATCAATATGATTTAATGGTTTTGGATGTGAAACTTCCAATGCGTCCTGGAGACTCTGTGCGTGAAGATGCAGGAATAAAATTGTTACAACATTTGAAAACTAGAAAAGAATTTAAGATACCATTTCATGTAATCGGCCTGACTGCTCATGAAGAAAAATTGAATGAATACAAAAAACAATTTGAAGATTTCACTTGGATCTTAATGTATTATGATACAAGTTCTGATCTATGGGTAAAACAACTGACTAACGGTTTAATCCATGTCGCAAATGTAAATAATATTGAAAAACAGAAAGATTATCATACGGATCTGGCTATTGTTACTGCATTGCAATCACCAGAACTCGACCAAGTACTTATGCTTGAAGGCAATTGGCAGCAGACATCTATTTCAGGTGATGATACTTTATATTATCGGGGAGAATTTAAGAGTTGTGGCAAAACTATCTCTGTAATTGCTGCTTCTGCTATTCAAGCTGGGATGACTGCTACTACTGGACTTGCAATGAAAATATGTCAGCACTTTAAACCAAAGTATATTGCTATGACAGGAATTGCAGCCGGTGTAAGAGGTAATTTTGGCGATATCCTAATCGCAGATCAGTCTTGGGATTATGGTAGCGGGAAGATTAAACTCGGAATAGATAATTCAAAAAACGAATCTTCAATTTTTGAACCAGCACCAACCGCAATTAGGCTTTCGCCCAAAATATTAGAGGAAATGCAAGCATTTTTAACAAACGATCATATCTTAAAGCAGATTGAACTCGACTGGGATGGTGTAAGGGCTGCTACGCCTTTAAGCGCGTTAATTGGGCCGATTGCTTCTGGTGCTGCAGTGATTGAAAATCGAAATATTATAGATGCTATCAAAGCCCATGACAGAAAGTTAGTGGGGGTGGAAATGGAGATTTATGGACTGTTTTTGGCATCACTAATTTGTCCTGGTCCACGTCCTACTGCAATGGCCTTCAAGTCAATTTGTGATTTTGGTGACTCAGAAAAATCTGATGATTATCAAAATTATGCAGCTTATACTAGTAGTAAATTTCTTTATTATTTTGCATTATCAGTACTTGCCAAATGA
- a CDS encoding PDZ domain-containing protein, producing the protein MKRFTLCMVIMTMVFGTVSLDAYARGKGRSSGRSGRSSMSRSSHSSGARRSFSSRSTQRYQGRSTSSRSPQRFQSRSTSSRSPQRFQSRSTSSRSPQRTTSKFPTTRDHRGGKLTTVRDHRGTSTRKRVVNSAPKPRPTMKPIGNTRPQTKPFTGMRPRPGNGAPKPRPGIKPIDPGIGNGRPGFGGIRPRPGNGAPKPRPGIKPIDPGIGNGRPGLGGIRPRPGNGAPKPRPGIKPIDPGIGNGRPGLGGIRPRPGNGAPKPRPKPQPPVGNGPPKPRPPKPNHPKPNNPKPGKPGHGHHGGGHHGGHHGHGHHGHHGKPWFHARPNYCWWWFNYCTPLQNCRPVDIQYCNYIYPTCDYVTPAGVVVEDARWYLGMKGMMLPGKGVGVESVEPDSPAAVAGLAPGMVITKCNGVAITDNDVLAQVIAESGGVLEMELYEKLDGPLMGTTVEMIRLPAASF; encoded by the coding sequence ATGAAACGCTTCACACTCTGCATGGTAATCATGACAATGGTGTTCGGCACGGTTTCTCTGGACGCTTACGCCAGAGGAAAGGGCCGCTCGTCAGGTCGCTCTGGACGCTCAAGTATGTCTCGCTCAAGTCATTCCAGCGGTGCACGTCGGAGTTTCTCCAGCCGTTCCACACAACGCTATCAAGGCCGGTCAACAAGCTCGCGGTCGCCGCAACGGTTTCAAAGCCGGTCAACAAGCTCGCGATCACCACAACGATTTCAGAGTCGTTCGACAAGTTCGCGATCACCACAACGTACAACAAGTAAGTTCCCGACCACTCGCGATCACCGCGGCGGTAAATTAACCACTGTCCGCGATCATCGCGGCACAAGCACGCGAAAGCGGGTTGTCAATTCGGCTCCGAAACCCAGACCAACCATGAAACCGATTGGCAATACGCGGCCCCAGACGAAACCATTCACAGGGATGCGTCCTCGTCCGGGCAATGGTGCACCCAAACCACGGCCCGGTATCAAACCCATCGATCCAGGCATCGGTAACGGCAGACCAGGATTCGGCGGCATTCGTCCTCGTCCAGGCAATGGTGCACCCAAACCACGGCCCGGTATCAAACCCATCGATCCAGGTATCGGTAACGGCAGACCAGGATTAGGCGGCATTCGTCCTCGTCCGGGGAACGGTGCTCCCAAACCACGACCCGGTATCAAACCCATCGATCCAGGTATCGGTAACGGAAGACCAGGATTGGGCGGCATTCGTCCTCGTCCCGGGAATGGTGCTCCCAAACCACGGCCCAAACCACAGCCTCCCGTTGGCAACGGACCTCCGAAGCCACGGCCACCAAAGCCAAATCATCCGAAACCGAACAACCCCAAACCGGGAAAACCAGGACACGGTCATCATGGCGGTGGTCATCACGGCGGACACCACGGTCACGGTCATCATGGACACCACGGCAAACCCTGGTTCCACGCTCGACCCAACTACTGCTGGTGGTGGTTTAACTACTGCACGCCGCTGCAGAACTGCCGACCGGTTGACATCCAGTACTGTAACTACATCTACCCGACGTGTGACTATGTAACTCCGGCTGGTGTGGTTGTGGAAGATGCCCGCTGGTACCTGGGAATGAAAGGGATGATGCTGCCCGGTAAGGGAGTCGGCGTGGAATCCGTCGAACCAGACTCTCCTGCCGCAGTAGCCGGACTGGCTCCCGGAATGGTGATCACCAAGTGCAACGGAGTCGCGATTACCGACAACGATGTCTTAGCCCAGGTCATCGCCGAATCCGGCGGCGTACTGGAAATGGAACTCTACGAAAAACTGGACGGCCCGTTGATGGGAACCACGGTCGAAATGATCCGGCTCCCCGCCGCCAGCTTCTAA
- a CDS encoding glucose-1-phosphate adenylyltransferase codes for MKNVVSLILGGGKGTRLFPLTQFRSKPAVPLAGKYRLIDIPISNCINSELSRIYLITQFNSVSLHRHIRQTYKFDSFGGGFVEILAAQQTMEGTDWYQGTADAVRKNIRCIEQSDIDYVLILSGDQLYRMDYLEMLQTHIDSKADVTIATVPLSSEQASAFGIMKVNDAGRVESFLEKPQTEEELAMVRTPSEWIDQQGIESRGRDCLASMGIYLFNRDLLVDLLKKTDYEDFGKEIFPMSIRTHKVHAHLFDGYWEDIGTIRSFFDANLALTHPDPPFDFVVEKAPIYSRPRFLPPTRCEGTNIKRSLIADGCEIDEGAVIENSVIGLRCRIGKNVTIKNSIVMGADFYQDQCKETADDGLPPFGIDEGAYIDGAIVDKNCRVGKNVRIELNGHTEQDFDHSDVLIRDGIIVVPKGTVLADGWKL; via the coding sequence ATGAAAAATGTCGTCAGCCTCATCCTGGGGGGAGGAAAGGGCACACGTCTGTTTCCGCTTACACAGTTTCGTTCTAAACCCGCGGTTCCTCTGGCGGGAAAATATCGGTTGATTGATATTCCGATTTCGAACTGTATTAATAGCGAACTGAGTCGTATTTACTTGATCACGCAGTTCAACTCGGTCAGTCTGCACCGTCATATTCGCCAGACCTACAAGTTCGATTCCTTTGGTGGCGGCTTTGTGGAAATTCTGGCCGCACAGCAGACGATGGAAGGGACTGACTGGTATCAGGGGACGGCTGACGCGGTCCGCAAAAATATCCGCTGCATCGAACAGTCGGACATTGATTACGTTCTGATCCTATCCGGCGATCAGCTCTATCGCATGGATTATCTGGAAATGCTGCAGACACACATCGACTCGAAGGCCGATGTGACGATCGCCACGGTGCCTCTCTCCAGCGAGCAGGCTTCCGCATTCGGCATTATGAAAGTGAACGATGCAGGACGCGTGGAAAGCTTCCTGGAAAAACCACAGACAGAAGAAGAGCTGGCTATGGTTCGCACACCGTCGGAATGGATCGATCAGCAGGGTATCGAAAGCCGGGGCCGCGACTGTCTGGCCAGTATGGGCATCTACCTGTTTAATCGCGATCTGCTGGTGGATCTGTTGAAGAAAACCGATTACGAAGACTTCGGTAAAGAAATCTTTCCGATGTCGATTCGCACGCACAAGGTCCACGCGCATCTGTTCGATGGCTACTGGGAAGACATCGGGACGATCCGTTCGTTCTTTGATGCGAACCTGGCGCTGACGCATCCCGATCCGCCCTTCGATTTTGTCGTCGAGAAGGCGCCCATCTATTCGCGTCCCCGCTTCCTGCCACCGACGCGCTGCGAAGGCACCAACATCAAACGCAGTCTGATCGCCGATGGTTGTGAAATTGATGAAGGAGCCGTGATTGAAAACAGCGTGATCGGCCTGCGCTGCCGTATCGGCAAGAACGTGACGATTAAAAATTCAATCGTGATGGGAGCCGACTTTTATCAGGACCAGTGTAAAGAAACCGCGGATGACGGTCTGCCTCCCTTTGGCATCGATGAGGGTGCTTATATCGACGGGGCCATTGTCGATAAAAACTGCCGGGTCGGCAAAAACGTCCGCATCGAACTCAACGGCCACACCGAACAGGACTTCGACCACAGCGATGTCCTGATCCGCGACGGAATTATCGTCGTACCGAAAGGGACTGTGCTGGCAGACGGGTGGAAACTGTAA
- a CDS encoding GNAT family N-acetyltransferase, which produces MIRELTPDDQPAILDFAYQREQENLFVIGSFDFLPHPFETNVYLGYFKENELLGLGTYFGLWSDIQISTQNPEVHNALVDEFMQRNKPVEYVVGFKRYTLQTIERLRSHGIEPKATYEETVYLLTRATFHNLSTGAATQATPADVDEIVRLEYQVEGKSAETEVTPKERDRILPDNEWVLRKEGQIISKANIHGVSRHFAQIGGVLTHPQHQNQGYAKQTVSTVCQHWLDQGKQPLLFVKNDNTPAIKVYETLGFQPIDEFLLAEYV; this is translated from the coding sequence ATGATTCGGGAACTCACTCCAGACGATCAGCCTGCGATCCTCGATTTCGCCTACCAGCGCGAGCAGGAAAATCTGTTTGTCATCGGCAGCTTTGATTTCCTGCCCCATCCCTTTGAGACCAACGTCTACCTGGGCTACTTTAAAGAGAATGAACTGCTGGGCCTGGGCACCTACTTTGGGCTCTGGAGTGATATCCAGATCAGCACGCAGAATCCCGAAGTCCACAACGCCCTCGTCGATGAATTCATGCAGCGAAACAAACCCGTGGAATACGTCGTCGGATTCAAACGGTATACGTTACAGACAATAGAACGCCTGCGATCGCACGGCATCGAGCCGAAAGCCACATATGAAGAGACCGTCTATCTCCTGACGCGCGCAACATTCCACAACCTGTCAACGGGAGCAGCAACGCAAGCGACACCCGCCGACGTAGATGAAATCGTGCGGCTCGAATATCAAGTGGAAGGCAAAAGCGCAGAGACGGAAGTGACACCCAAAGAACGGGATCGCATTCTGCCGGACAACGAATGGGTGCTCAGAAAAGAGGGGCAGATCATCTCCAAAGCCAATATCCACGGCGTTTCCAGACACTTTGCCCAAATCGGCGGCGTCTTAACACACCCCCAACATCAAAACCAAGGCTATGCGAAACAGACCGTCAGCACAGTCTGCCAACACTGGCTAGACCAGGGCAAACAGCCCCTCCTCTTCGTCAAAAACGACAACACACCGGCCATCAAAGTCTACGAAACCCTCGGCTTCCAACCCATCGACGAGTTTCTACTGGCTGAGTATGTTTGA
- a CDS encoding response regulator translates to MLTVIIEDDENKRKQLVNFVKELLPSSEITERRSYQSGLKEILGSTPDLVLLDMSMPTFDVTPKDKGGRTRAYAGRDILEEIDRRLLEGISKPF, encoded by the coding sequence ATGCTAACTGTAATAATTGAGGATGATGAAAATAAACGAAAACAATTAGTCAATTTTGTTAAAGAGTTATTACCTAGCTCAGAGATCACAGAGCGTAGATCTTATCAGAGTGGACTAAAAGAAATACTAGGGTCTACTCCCGACCTTGTTCTTCTTGATATGAGCATGCCAACATTTGATGTGACACCGAAAGATAAAGGTGGGCGAACTAGAGCATATGCTGGCAGAGATATTTTAGAAGAAATTGATCGTCGATTACTAGAGGGCATCTCAAAACCTTTTTAA
- a CDS encoding PVC-type heme-binding CxxCH protein — translation MFPVHCLKLSSLIRVPVATVCLLSLFGMQSSFAETPYTPAIAEASKEGEQAIQGFRVPKGMTVSLFAAEPLLANPVAFCIDEQGRFYVAETFRQGKGVEDNRGHMNWLHDDLAAETLEDRLAFFKKHLKEGVKEYAREHDRIRLVEDRDHDGKADHASVFADGFNGILEGTGAGILARGGYVYYTCIPHVWKLSDTAHEGKATLREKLSSGYGIRVAFRGHDLHGLKLGPDGRLYFSIGDRGYNIKTKEGKHLFRPDTGAVFRCNLDGTELEEFAYGLRNPQELTFDDYGNLFTGDNNSDSGDKARWVYVVEGGDTGWRMYYQYLSDRGPFNREKIWHPAHKGQPAYMVPPVINLADGPSGLVHYPGVGLSDRYKDHFFLADFRGTPSRSGIRSFAVKPKGASFELTDSHEFIWQILATDVDFGYDGSLYVSDWVNGWNGLGKGRIYEFTDTEHAKAAKAAHSAELMKEGFSQRSIKELTKLLSHPDQRIRMEAQFALVDEGALEALQSVALDSKDQLARLHAIWGIGQLGRKTSSDVSGIQSLLKDADGEVRGQTAKVIGEADFKAAVPALIELVSDPNARVQYFATVALGNLEAADAIPALFDLLKKNNNDDPMLRHAAILALARIGDAEQLIAAANNESAAIRLGAVVALRRLKRKEVGLFLQDSDPLVVLEAARAINDAPIPGAVSDLAAVSIRPDQSEALLRRVMNANFRLGGAENAAAVAKIAADSKVPEALRLEAIEELSQWNEPSPLDRVLGRWQPIENRKPIELTGIVGPIVPDLFQSSEKVKTAGTGLAEKYGIKAAAPMLAKMVADTKRPVDVRVASLKALDKLGYSSITDVAKTAIKDKKAALRVTGRNVLARHQPEAALPELEQAIEKGQTSEKQGAIATLTEMKLPAVTEILVRWMQRLAKGEVPAEIQLDLLKAARQKQTPELDQLLVAFDQSRPKDDAISGYIETLSGGNAARGREIFYGRSDTSCRRCHMIKNNGGEVGPDLSGIGIDKDRRYLLEAIVAPNKAIAKGFETAVLATLDGKVLVGIVRKEDDKVIVLMDAKGTISRVLKEDIDERASGKSAMPEEIVKQLSKDDLRDLVEFLSRQKQKKKATSNKHEG, via the coding sequence TTGTTTCCTGTCCACTGTCTGAAATTGTCGTCGTTGATACGCGTCCCTGTCGCTACGGTTTGTCTGCTCTCGCTTTTCGGTATGCAATCCAGTTTTGCAGAAACGCCTTACACACCTGCGATCGCCGAAGCATCCAAAGAAGGTGAGCAAGCGATTCAGGGTTTTCGTGTGCCGAAGGGGATGACGGTCAGCCTGTTTGCAGCAGAACCCTTGCTGGCAAATCCGGTGGCATTCTGTATCGACGAGCAGGGCCGGTTTTATGTTGCAGAAACATTCCGACAGGGAAAAGGCGTGGAAGACAATCGCGGCCACATGAACTGGCTGCACGACGATCTGGCTGCCGAAACGCTTGAAGATCGCCTGGCTTTCTTCAAGAAACATCTCAAAGAGGGAGTCAAAGAATACGCACGCGAACACGATCGCATCCGCCTGGTGGAAGACCGGGACCATGACGGCAAAGCCGACCATGCGAGTGTCTTCGCCGACGGATTCAACGGCATTCTGGAAGGTACCGGCGCCGGGATTCTGGCCCGCGGCGGATACGTCTACTACACGTGCATTCCGCATGTCTGGAAACTCAGCGACACCGCCCACGAAGGCAAAGCGACGCTGCGGGAAAAGTTGAGTAGCGGTTACGGTATCCGTGTTGCCTTTCGCGGTCATGACCTGCACGGCTTGAAGCTCGGCCCTGACGGACGCCTCTATTTCAGCATCGGCGACCGCGGATACAACATCAAAACCAAAGAAGGCAAGCACCTGTTCCGACCCGATACGGGAGCCGTCTTCCGTTGTAATCTCGATGGCACCGAGCTGGAAGAATTCGCTTACGGCTTGCGAAACCCGCAGGAATTGACGTTTGACGATTATGGCAATCTCTTCACCGGCGATAACAATTCGGATAGCGGCGACAAAGCCCGCTGGGTGTATGTGGTCGAAGGAGGCGACACCGGCTGGCGGATGTATTATCAATACCTCAGCGATCGTGGTCCCTTCAACCGGGAAAAAATCTGGCACCCTGCCCACAAAGGACAACCCGCTTACATGGTTCCCCCCGTGATCAATCTTGCCGACGGTCCTTCCGGGCTTGTGCATTATCCGGGCGTCGGTTTGTCGGATCGCTACAAAGATCACTTCTTCCTGGCCGACTTCCGCGGCACACCTTCCCGCAGTGGAATTCGATCCTTTGCTGTGAAACCGAAAGGGGCGTCCTTCGAACTGACCGATTCGCATGAATTCATCTGGCAGATTCTGGCTACCGATGTCGACTTCGGCTACGACGGCAGTCTGTATGTGAGCGACTGGGTGAATGGCTGGAACGGACTGGGCAAAGGCCGGATCTACGAGTTCACCGATACCGAACATGCGAAAGCTGCCAAAGCCGCACATTCCGCCGAACTGATGAAAGAGGGCTTCTCCCAACGTTCCATCAAAGAATTAACGAAGCTGCTGTCACACCCCGATCAACGCATTCGCATGGAAGCGCAGTTTGCTCTCGTCGATGAAGGCGCCTTAGAAGCATTACAGAGTGTGGCCCTCGATTCGAAAGATCAGCTTGCCCGCCTGCATGCCATCTGGGGCATCGGTCAACTGGGTCGCAAAACCTCATCCGACGTTTCCGGCATTCAAAGCCTGCTGAAAGACGCCGACGGCGAAGTCCGCGGGCAGACCGCAAAAGTGATCGGCGAAGCAGATTTCAAAGCCGCCGTGCCGGCTCTCATCGAACTGGTTTCCGATCCCAACGCCCGCGTGCAATATTTCGCTACGGTGGCACTGGGAAATCTCGAAGCCGCCGATGCGATTCCCGCGTTATTTGATCTGCTCAAGAAAAATAACAATGACGACCCGATGCTGCGACACGCGGCGATTCTAGCGTTGGCACGAATCGGAGACGCCGAACAGTTGATTGCCGCCGCGAATAATGAATCAGCGGCCATACGACTGGGAGCCGTCGTGGCGCTCCGTCGTCTGAAACGCAAAGAGGTGGGTCTGTTCCTGCAGGATTCTGACCCGCTTGTTGTGTTGGAAGCAGCTCGTGCGATTAACGACGCCCCCATTCCCGGCGCGGTTTCTGATTTGGCTGCCGTTTCGATTCGCCCCGATCAGTCCGAAGCGTTATTACGCCGCGTGATGAATGCGAACTTCCGTCTGGGTGGTGCCGAGAATGCGGCCGCGGTCGCAAAAATCGCCGCCGACAGTAAAGTTCCGGAAGCACTCCGTCTGGAAGCGATTGAAGAACTGAGCCAATGGAACGAGCCTTCCCCACTCGATCGAGTACTGGGACGCTGGCAGCCGATTGAAAACCGAAAACCCATCGAACTGACCGGCATTGTCGGCCCCATTGTACCAGATCTGTTTCAGAGTTCCGAGAAGGTCAAAACCGCGGGCACGGGACTGGCTGAGAAATACGGCATCAAAGCAGCGGCTCCGATGCTGGCAAAAATGGTCGCCGATACCAAACGCCCGGTGGATGTGCGTGTCGCCTCTTTGAAAGCCTTGGATAAACTGGGATATTCCAGTATTACCGACGTCGCCAAAACCGCGATCAAAGACAAAAAAGCAGCCCTGCGAGTGACCGGCAGAAACGTACTGGCTCGACATCAGCCGGAAGCGGCCCTCCCAGAGCTGGAACAGGCCATTGAAAAAGGCCAGACATCCGAAAAACAGGGCGCCATCGCGACCTTGACCGAAATGAAACTCCCCGCAGTGACAGAGATTTTAGTGCGCTGGATGCAGCGACTTGCCAAAGGCGAGGTGCCAGCCGAGATACAACTCGATTTACTCAAAGCAGCCAGGCAGAAACAGACTCCCGAGCTGGATCAACTGCTCGTAGCCTTTGATCAGAGCCGGCCCAAAGATGATGCGATCAGCGGTTATATTGAAACGCTGTCCGGCGGCAATGCAGCCCGCGGTCGCGAGATCTTTTATGGACGGAGCGACACATCATGCCGCCGTTGTCATATGATCAAAAATAACGGTGGTGAAGTTGGCCCCGATTTGTCCGGGATCGGCATCGATAAAGACCGGCGGTATCTGCTGGAAGCAATCGTAGCGCCGAATAAAGCCATCGCCAAGGGATTCGAAACAGCAGTGCTGGCCACTCTGGACGGCAAAGTTCTGGTAGGCATCGTGCGAAAAGAGGATGATAAAGTAATCGTGTTAATGGATGCGAAAGGGACGATCAGTCGCGTGTTGAAGGAAGACATCGACGAACGGGCATCAGGAAAATCAGCCATGCCCGAAGAGATCGTCAAACAGCTCAGCAAAGACGATTTGCGCGATCTGGTGGAATTTCTGAGTCGTCAGAAACAAAAAAAGAAAGCGACTTCCAACAAACATGAAGGTTGA
- a CDS encoding replication-associated recombination protein A, with product MGLFDQQEASNLEKAKPLAARMRPASLEEFAGQQHFLGEGKLLRRILAADRIGSLIFYGSPGTGKTSLAELIARQSHRRFEALNAASAGIKEVRAALDRARNELATGGKQTILFIDELHHFSKVQQDVLLPDVESGVVSLIGATTSNPFFSLVSALISRSQIFEFQPLTADEILTLMQRALRDEKRGLGRYKVTVEPEALDFLIEVCDGDARRSLNALEIGVLSIHGSDRVFDLEVAQESIQKKAIQYDQDGDSHYDSASALIKSMRGSDPDAALYWLARMIEAGEDPRFLARRIVIAASEDVGNADPTALMLAMSAFDAVEKIGMPEGRILLAQAVTYIATAPKSNASYVAIDEALSDVRNKSLLPVPIHLKDSHYPGAAKLGHGEGYQYAHASEEGWVDQDYLGVEKEYYRPVERGFEATIRKRLEVFKQRRKKTGTDDNNRS from the coding sequence ATGGGCTTATTCGACCAGCAGGAAGCCAGTAATCTGGAAAAAGCCAAACCGCTGGCAGCCCGTATGCGTCCCGCTTCGCTGGAAGAATTTGCCGGGCAGCAGCATTTTCTGGGTGAGGGCAAGTTACTTCGCCGCATCCTGGCCGCAGATCGGATTGGCTCGCTGATTTTCTACGGTTCTCCTGGCACCGGAAAGACGTCTCTCGCCGAACTCATCGCTCGCCAGTCCCACCGCCGTTTTGAAGCGTTGAACGCGGCATCTGCCGGGATCAAAGAGGTCCGAGCCGCCCTCGACCGGGCACGCAACGAATTGGCCACCGGCGGCAAACAGACGATTTTGTTCATCGACGAGCTGCATCATTTCAGCAAGGTCCAGCAGGATGTCCTCTTGCCCGATGTGGAATCGGGAGTGGTTTCTTTAATTGGTGCGACGACATCAAACCCGTTTTTCTCACTCGTTTCGGCGCTCATCAGCCGCAGCCAGATCTTTGAATTTCAGCCGCTGACTGCCGACGAAATTCTGACACTGATGCAACGGGCACTCCGCGATGAAAAGCGAGGGCTCGGCCGCTACAAAGTGACCGTGGAGCCGGAAGCCCTTGATTTTCTGATCGAAGTCTGTGACGGCGATGCGCGGCGTTCGTTAAACGCGTTGGAAATCGGCGTGCTTTCGATTCACGGCAGTGATCGCGTTTTCGATCTCGAAGTCGCGCAGGAATCGATCCAGAAAAAAGCGATTCAATACGATCAGGACGGCGATTCGCACTACGATTCCGCCAGTGCGCTGATCAAAAGCATGCGCGGCAGTGATCCTGATGCTGCCTTATACTGGTTGGCACGCATGATCGAAGCAGGCGAAGATCCCCGTTTTCTCGCCCGCCGCATTGTGATCGCGGCTTCGGAAGACGTTGGCAACGCTGATCCGACGGCTCTGATGCTGGCCATGTCCGCCTTTGACGCGGTCGAAAAAATCGGTATGCCGGAAGGCCGCATTTTACTGGCACAAGCGGTCACCTATATCGCCACCGCACCAAAATCGAATGCTTCGTACGTCGCCATTGATGAGGCGCTCAGTGATGTGCGAAATAAATCGTTGCTGCCCGTCCCCATTCATTTGAAAGACAGTCACTATCCCGGTGCTGCGAAATTAGGGCACGGTGAAGGTTACCAGTACGCTCATGCATCCGAAGAGGGCTGGGTCGATCAGGATTATCTGGGGGTCGAGAAAGAATACTATCGCCCGGTTGAACGGGGCTTTGAAGCCACGATTCGCAAGCGGCTGGAAGTCTTTAAGCAGCGGCGCAAAAAAACAGGAACGGATGATAACAACCGTTCCTGA